The sequence below is a genomic window from Andrena cerasifolii isolate SP2316 chromosome 6, iyAndCera1_principal, whole genome shotgun sequence.
acaggaagagtacctcgcgtgggaagaacggtgcaacgagtatatcgaatcgttggaagaacacagccgagtgaaacgtcctcgattatcgatcggtgctcagcaatcgctggttgctcgaatcgcgcagCTCGAAGGATTGAAacattcgttgcgcggacgtttcgtgcataaAGGTGCCGGGCATTcaagcacaggacttttgtggcgcgaaataggcactgcTTTCGATATCTGCGTATTAACCGGTGCCGTGCTAAATTCGAATTacatcgagccgcgcaactttcTCCAGAATGCGGAGACCATTGTGTTGGAacatgtacgaggcgccttgaggaaacatcagaacttCAAAGTGAatactgtgttcaacggcgaatttgtggcgggggacaaacatgcttgtaaaagcatcaatacccgaaactgcgaactcttcggtacatccgatctacaggagtgttaccaacgatgcgtcatcgaacccaccctggcatcgttggaagagttccaggaacgcgacagcggatgggcacTATCACAAATCCTCAATTTGATCGTCAACGTGAATAAGTACAATCCACTGCGCGcggggtgccacttcaagttgccgcgggaaatattgatgaagaaagcgacaattagcgtgcgatccgaggataacgcctgtTTCGcatgggcagtggtcgcagctctccatcccgccgaaagaaaccctcatcggccaagttcatatccacattatacattagtgctaaatctccaaggcattgagtttccaatgtccacgaagcaaattgtaaagtttgaAGGGTTGAACAACATCTCCATCAACGTCTATAGcttcgaggagaagaagaagacggaAAAAGGGTTGACAGTCTTTCCACTGCATCTCACCAACCACAAGAGAGATCAGCACGCAAACCTGCTCTACATGCCAGAACAGGGGGACAGCAATGTGggacactttgtgctgatcaaaaACTCgtcccgactggtgagcatgcagttgagcaggcacagagaaaagaaattcatctgtgatcggtgcgtatataaaattatgaaatatagaAACATCcccatgaaaaaattaaataaaaattttttataggtgtctgcactactttggatccgctgagaagttggaggcccacacAGTGGATTGCCGAGAGATGAACGATTGCGCCATTCTGCTGCCCAGCCAGGACAACAATTTGCTCAGTTTCGATGGTCACTGTAGGAAagagcggctccccttcgtggtgtacgccgatctagagtgcatcctagagaaaacggaggatgtccagaaggatgcgggggagcacaaattgtgcacgtaccagaaacataaggtgcatagtattggctattatatgcattgctcgtacaaTGCATCGTTATCAGCATATCGATATCATCGCGATGTGGATTGCGTTTCTTGGTTCGTGAAAGAGCTGAAAATTTTGCGGATTTTGATAAACCCATGCTGGCCAGTAATGTTCCCATGGAAAAGTTGTCGAAAGACCAGTGGGGGGCATTTCACAGCGCGAAGCATTGCCACATTTGTGAAAAGCCATTCAAGGCTGATGATAAACGAGTGtgtgatcattgccatctatccggacggtttagaggccccgcacattcgaagtgcaatttaaattataaaaattccttttacatcccaatagttttccataatttatccggctatgattacgcattttattatcgaggaaatagctaccgctttcgaaggcagcgttgatgtattgcccataactaaagaaaaatatatttcattcacgaaaaatgtcgaagatacggctgaagaatcagattcgcgaaattgtattaaattgcgattcatcgattcgtacaaatttctaaataccagtctcgacaaattagcatcttttcttagcgcagataaattaaaaattttacgatctcactttgaaacattatccatcgaagatttcaatttattgacgcgaaagggtgtatttccgtaTGAATATCATGATTGcacgaacaagctgcaggatccatgattaccaccgcgcgaatcattctacagttcgttaacgggtgagactgtatccgagagcgattacgcgcacgccgagactgtctggcagcgtttcgcgattagaaccttgggcgaatacagcgacttgtatttgaaaacagatgtcttgttattggcagatatttttgataattttcgcgaaagttgtatcaagagttacggattagattccgcgcattattatactttacctggctttacatgggatgccatgctaaaacataccaaaattacgttcgaattgctcatagacgttgatatggtcatgtttatcgaaagcggtatacgtggcggtttaagtcaatgttccggaagatacgcacaagccaataacaagtacatgcca
It includes:
- the LOC143370015 gene encoding uncharacterized protein LOC143370015 — encoded protein: MGEFAQVERQLLDQSARLISQEEYLAWEERCNEYIESLEEHSRVKRPRLSIGAQQSLVARIAQLEGLKHSLRGRFVHKGAGHSSTGLLWREIGTAFDICVLTGAVLNSNYIEPRNFLQNAETIVLEHVRGALRKHQNFKVNTVFNGEFVAGDKHACKSINTRNCELFGTSDLQECYQRCVIEPTLASLEEFQERDSGWALSQILNLIVNVNKYNPLRAGCHFKLPREILMKKATISVRSEDNACFAWAVVAALHPAERNPHRPSSYPHYTLVLNLQGIEFPMSTKQIVKFEGLNNISINVYSFEEKKKTEKGLTVFPLHLTNHKRDQHANLLYMPEQGDSNVGHFVLIKNSSRLVSMQLSRHREKKFICDRCLHYFGSAEKLEAHTVDCREMNDCAILLPSQDNNLLSFDGHCRKERLPFVVYADLECILEKTEDVQKDAGEHKLCTYQKHKVHSIGYYMHCSYNASLSAYRYHRDVDCVSWFVKELKILRILINPCWPNSPPPSPPRVQAGPSPPPSPPSPRGLINELLMSSANGWSLCTGLPITPSLEMSYDKSTVGDLIPQHLPVIFLKKSSHRATQSFVYQIWSLDPLRIISVSSSQLIHFYAIGLQYVLYDRFRTPYVLGVQGRFVGSVLELDLREITGGQSCGDDQERKSVWVTLHYGYSALSDMYYVDNLCEVVIIPLEYELLR